Within the Marinobacter sp. SS13-12 genome, the region GCGGAGGTCGGAAAGGTCTGCTATTTGGTCCCAATGGATGGGGGCAGCCTTTCGGTAAAAAAGCACGAAGCGTTCATTCATTACCGGGTCGCTGTAGACAAAGTCCTTTTCCCGGTCTGCAGCATACATCCAGATTGCAGTCGCATCATGTTTGCCTGCTGCGGCTTCCCGGTAGGCTCGTTTCCAGGGCAGGAAATGGAACTCCACCTCGTAGCCTGCCTCTGCAAAGATGTCACTGACCAGTCGGGCAACACTGCCCTGACCCGGCTCACCTTCCACAAAGAAGGGGGGCCAGTCACCAACGCTGATACTCAGTTGCCGATCATCATCATGCGCTAATGCAGGCGGCCACCAGAAAGCCACCAGTACAACGATATGCGCAATTACAAACTTCATGCAGTTGCCTACAGCCAAGGATGCTACTGATAACAATTCTAGTTCAAATGGCGGAGGAGGTCACTCCAACCTGATGTCGCGCAGGTAGACGGTTTTTGGTTCCTCTAACCTGGAGACGAACAGGCCCAGCCGCCGGACACTTCCCATATCCATAGTGCGGCCAGCAGGTGCGTTTCTGACCCTATCCAGATCCAGCCGAAAGCTCTGTTCACCGGGAGGCAGCACCAGGCGTGTGTTAAAGCGGTCATTGTAGGCGTTATCGCCGAGGTCATGTTCAACGTCGTTGATTCGCAGAACCATCGGGATGGGATGATCCTGGGGGTTGTGCAGCACTATGACCAGGTGGCTGTAATCGCGCCAGTCGCCCGGGAAGTTGTGCAGGGAGACGCCGGAGTAGCGGTCGGTGCTCAGGGATATCCTCAGTTCGCCTTCCTGGCTGCTGAAAACGGGACTGATCGGTTCTTTCCGGATTGGCCCTTTCCAGAAAGGTGACGGGTCTGACTGGCCGAAATCGTAGAGTGCCGGCAACAACTGGCTGACCCTGTATTGTTGCAGGGCGACCCCGGCCGTGGCGGTAACTTCTACAACCAGCAGTACGCCAACGATGATTCGCAGAGACCAGGTGGCCAGCACAGAGTGCCCGGCGCACGACGCCAGCGGTCGTATCGCGAGTACGACCCATAGCCCGAGCAAATTACGGAAGATGTCCTGCCAGTCCATCTGGCGGCTGCTCCCGTACTGGAGCACTTCTATGCCCAGGCCCACCAGGAGTACCGCCAGGGTGGAGAGCCCCCACAGCTTCCAGCCGGTCCAGAACCGCCAGGGCTGAACAGCAAGAGTCAGCAGTGCAAAGAACAGGATATGTCCGAGATTCCAGGCGGACTTGTACAGTGGCCCGTCGGTCCACCCGGGGCCACCAATGAAGAAGAAGGGGGTTATCAGGACCACGCCCGCCAAGGCCAGATATTGCCATATCGGGGCTTTGCGGGCAGGTCTGTCAACTGACAGGTTTACGCCCATCAGCTCCGGCTGGTGACTTCCAGCAGGTGGTAGCCGAACTGGGTCTTCACCGGACCGAGTACCTTGTTCACGTCACCGCTGAATACCACCTTGTCGAACTCCGGAACCATCTGGCCCGGGCCAAAGGAGCCCAGATCACCGCCGTTGCGGCCGGAAGGGCAGGATGAGTGCTGCTTGGCCACTTCTGCGAAGTCCTGGCCGCCTTCGATGGCTTTCTTCAGTTCTTCGCATTTTGCTTCGCTGTCTACCAGGATGTGGCGTGCGGTTGCCTGTGTCATGACGTCTGTTTCCTTTATCGCGGTGATGAAGTGTGTGTTGGTATTACCGAGGCTGAAATGCTGCCCGCCCCGGGCCGCTGAGGCAAGCGCTTTTTATCCGTGTTTCTGCTGTCTCACGGTTTTGGCTGCAAACCTGTACAATGCCGGCTTTTCTTGACCGGCTTTTACCCGGTATTCACTGTTAATAGGTTTCTTCTTGATTTCCACCGCGAACATTACCATGCAGTTCGGGGCCAAGCCCCTGTTTGAAAACGTATCCGTCAAATTCGGCAACGGCAATCGTTATGGTCTTATCGGCGCCAACGGCTGC harbors:
- a CDS encoding peptidylprolyl isomerase produces the protein MKETDVMTQATARHILVDSEAKCEELKKAIEGGQDFAEVAKQHSSCPSGRNGGDLGSFGPGQMVPEFDKVVFSGDVNKVLGPVKTQFGYHLLEVTSRS
- a CDS encoding succinyl-CoA synthetase subunit beta; amino-acid sequence: MGVNLSVDRPARKAPIWQYLALAGVVLITPFFFIGGPGWTDGPLYKSAWNLGHILFFALLTLAVQPWRFWTGWKLWGLSTLAVLLVGLGIEVLQYGSSRQMDWQDIFRNLLGLWVVLAIRPLASCAGHSVLATWSLRIIVGVLLVVEVTATAGVALQQYRVSQLLPALYDFGQSDPSPFWKGPIRKEPISPVFSSQEGELRISLSTDRYSGVSLHNFPGDWRDYSHLVIVLHNPQDHPIPMVLRINDVEHDLGDNAYNDRFNTRLVLPPGEQSFRLDLDRVRNAPAGRTMDMGSVRRLGLFVSRLEEPKTVYLRDIRLE
- a CDS encoding transporter substrate-binding domain-containing protein, with product MKFVIAHIVVLVAFWWPPALAHDDDRQLSISVGDWPPFFVEGEPGQGSVARLVSDIFAEAGYEVEFHFLPWKRAYREAAAGKHDATAIWMYAADREKDFVYSDPVMNERFVLFYRKAAPIHWDQIADLSDLRLGASIGYSYGPKFDRAVENEILDVEWVASTELNFRRLLYGRIDAFPEEINVGYYILRRETDQEEARQITHHPEPISENKSFLLFPADEPETERLREIFNRGLKTFRDDGRYSNYFESRPQASIKSSGQ